The Myxococcus fulvus sequence GGCGCGAAGCGAAGAGAGATGGGGCAGTCGAAGTGCGCGCACGGCGGAGTTCCTTGTACCGCACGCGCCGACGACGCGCTCTCGCGAGCCGCGTCATCATTGGGGCCGCAATCACGCGGGTGGCAGAGGGGCCAGCAGCCAGGCTTCAGCGTGGGGTGGATGACGAAACCACTGACGACGTCCGCCGCGTCTTCGTGACACACAGTTCGCGCGCGGAGCGGGCAGCACAGTGCACGCGCGAGGGTTCACTCAGTGTTTTTCGAGGAAGCCCCGTGAGTTTTCGCGTGCGCGAGAGTGCGCGCCTGTCGTGACAGCGGGGCGCGCGTGCGCAGATGGGCACGCGGTGACGCCGTGGTTCCACGGGGGAGCAACGAGTCACATGGATTGCGCGTTGCGGGAACGCGTAGGCGACAAGGTCGCGCGCGGCCCGTGTGCTCCACCGTGAATCATCGACCCAGCCGTGCGGGACATTCCTCGCATCGCAGCGATGGAGCGCGGGGCCGACACGCCGAAGGGCTCAGCGAGGTCGGCGCACCCAGCAGCGCGAGTCGCTTTCTCACGTCGCGGCGACGAAGCACGGGACCGAGTCTCCGAAGGGCTCGGCGAGGTCGGCGCCCCTCGCAGCGCGAAAGGGTTCCTCACGCCGCGGCGACACAGCACGGGGCCGACACGCAGGGCTCGGCTCCACCGTGCGACGTCGGAGTGGTCTCACTAGCGACGCACGGGCGCGGAGCGCGCGGAGACGGGCCCCTTGCCCGTCGGGTGGATGGTGCCGTCCTCGGAGATGCGCGCCGCCGAGCCGGGGAAGTCCTCGGTGGACAGGTCCCTCAGCAGCTTGATGACGGCGCCCTTCTCGTCGGGAACCGCGATGCCCTTGTCCACCTGCTTCGTGGCCAGCACACGGCCGCCGGTGAAGGCACCCTCGCGGTCCAGCTCCACCTCGAGCACCATGCCGAGCCCCTGCGGGCCCTTCAGGTTGAACCGTCCATACGTCGCGAAGTTCCCCAGCGAGTACGCGATGAGTCGGCCCTTGTAGAACTCCATGCCGCGCACGACGTGGGGACCGTGGCCGATGACGACGTGCGCACCCGCGTCCACCATCGCGTGCGTGAAGAGCCTCAAGTCACCGCGGTCCTCGCCGAAGAACATCTCACGGCCCTGCGGGACATGGAGCGCCTTGCCGCCCTCCGCGCCACCGTGGAAGGAGACGATGACGATGTCGTGCTCGACGGCCGCCGCGCGCACCAGCGCCGTGGCGGTCTCCGTGTTGTTGAGGTGGTTGCACGAGGGCGACGTGTGGAACGCCACCATGCCGATGCGCAGCCCGTTGCGGTCCACCGTCGCCACCGAGCCCGGCGGCCCGCTCCACGCGATGCCGAGCGCATCCAGTGTCGCCTCCGTCTCGCGACGGCACAGCTCGCCGAAGTCACCCGAGTGGTTGTTCGCCGTGGACGCCAGGTCCACGCCCGCGTCCTTGAACACCTGGCCGTAGGCCGTGGGCGAACGGAACGCGTAGCAGTTCCTGGAAGAGCGGCACTTCTTCGTCGAGCCGTTGTCGCACAGCGGGCCCTCGACGTTCGCGAAGGTGACGTCCGCGTCCTCCATCAACGGGCGCACACCGGCAATCACGCTGCTGGCGCCATCCGGTGGTAGGTTCCCCTCGGGGACGGTGGTGCCGAGCATCATGTCGCCCACAGCGCGGATGCGGACCTTGGCATCGAGCGGCGGGGGAGGGCGGTTGCTGGCGACGGGGGACTGGTTGAGCTTCGCCTGGAGCGCGGCCTGACCTCGGGCCTGGGCCAGCGCGGTCTCGAGGTCCGGGTGCTCGGGCGCGAGCTTCTGGACCTCGGTCCACTGCGTGAGAGAGTCCGCCCAGCGGCCCTCCACCGAGTACGCCCACCCCAGCTCCCAGCGGCAGTCCACGCGCGAGGGCAGGGCCTTCACACACGAGGACAGCTCCTGGATGGCGACAGGGGTGTCCTTCTGCTTGAGGGCCTCGAGACCACGGACGTAGTGCAGCTCGGCGGCCTCGGGGTTGGGGACGTTCAACGCAAGAACCGCGGCCTGGAGCGCGCCAGCACCGGCACGCGCGGCCGCGGTCCCGATGTCCGAGAGACCTCCCGCTGGAGCGGGCTGCACCGTGGAATCGGTCGACGAGGGGGTCGAGGAAGCCAGGACCGGCACGTTCATCACCGAGCGCGCTCCCGCGCTCATCACGGCGGCCACGCTCGACGCGCTCAGTCCGGAGCGCACCGCATGCTCTCCCACGCTCATCACATCGGGGGACGCGCTCGCCCTCGTGGCGCCCACGGCCATGCCCCGTACCACCGCACGCGCTGACTCCTCGCCGGCGCGCCGAGCGGCGCTCGTGAGCACCTCCATCTCCAGCGCGCTGCGCACGGACCGTGAGCCGGCCGAGGACAACAGCTCGGCGCTCCGGCCCATGGGCGTTGTGGAGAACTTGTGGGCGACGTCGGGCACGAGCTCCGAGGAGGAACCCGATGAGGTGGCGAGCGCGAGCAGGACGAAGGCGGACGGGAACATGGCTCGCGCATCTTACGAGCCTTGGGGCCCTCCAGGGACAGCCCCCGTGTGCCTGTCACTTCAGCGGGCAGGCGGGCGGCCCCGCCGACTCACCCCGCCTGTGCCTAACCCAGGAGGTCCAGGAGCCTGGAGCCCCGGCGCTGCCGCGGCAGCAGCTTGAACCGCCGCAGCTCCTTGCGCTTCACCTGTGACTCCACCGCGCTGTGCACAGACAGCCGACCTGGACCCCGCAGGAGCAACCCGAGGGCGATGGCGCACAGGGCGAGGTTGAACTCGAAGCCGCCCTTGGTGTTGTCGAAGCCCTTGGAGCCATGCACCTTCGCGATGGCGAACGCCTGGGTGACGAGCACCGCCACCGCCGCGGGTCGGGTCGCGATGCCCAGGATGGCGCCCACGCCCGCGAGGACTTCGGTCACGCCCGTGGCCAGCACCAGGGGCCTGGCCGGCTTGAGGCCGAGCTGTTCGAAGAAGCCCGCGTGCTGCTCGGTGCCCTCCTTGCGCAGCTTGGCGATGCCATGCACCACCATCGTGGAGCCCAATGACAGACGAGGGGGCAGCAGGGCTGCCGCCTTGAGGAAGTCCGGCTGCTCGGTCAGCGTCACGGAGTTCATACCCTGTTCTCCTTGCTGGAGGGCCATGGGCCCGTCCGGGAAACCTGAGTACGTTGGGAACGCTCCCTGCTCATGACACCCGTGTGCCGATGCTCCTCCCTCGGTGGACGACCGGGCCCTCGACCGCTGGTCAGACGGGAGTGAACTTCACACCCGTGGGCTTCAGCCGCTCCAGGGCCTCCTTGATGTCTGCGGAGATGATGAGGGGGATGTCCCAACCCTCCGCGCGGAAGACCTTGGCGTTGCCCACCTTCGACGTGTCGATGCGCATGTCATCCACGCCAAAGTACGTTCCCTCTCTCCCAGGAGGTGCGAACTCAGCGTCCCAGAACTGCACCCTGGACGCCTGCTCGTCGATGCATCGGATGAGCTTCGTGGCCACCAGGATGACGTACTGGTCCGGCTGGCCCTTGATGCTCACGGGAAAGGTCTGCACGTCGTCGGGAGCCATCTCCACGAAGAGGGTCGCGAGCTTCACGTGGAGGATGGGGGCAAGCCCCACGCCCGCGAGGCAGAAATCCAGCGCCTTTCCCGGCTCATTGATGGGTGCTGATAGAGACCCTTCGACCTGGATGGGTCGCCCCGCCCTGAACATCCAGGGTCATCCACCTCCTGACCTGGGGCGCTCTCGATGTCACCCAGGTACCAATTCCCCCCTGGACGTTCTCATTGAGTTCGAAGAATCGGGCCGGCATCCCCCGGTTCTAACGTGGCTATCGCTCGGTGAGGAGCTTGTTGATGTCCGTGCCTCGCGTGGTGGCATCCTTCCCAATCGCTGAAGTGCATTCGTCAGAAGCGTGCGGCACTCATCGGTAGTGCGATAGCGCGCCGTAGCAATGTCGAGCCGTCAAAGAGCAGTTCATGGTCCCGGTTACAGCAACGGCAGCCTGACGTAGGCCCAGCTTCCCCAGGCGACGGCGCGTAAGTCTTGGCGGAATGTCATTGCCTTCTGGTACTCCTGAGTCGTGCCCTCTGTTGGAGGGTCACCTGCCGGGGGACACTCCATGTTGCTTCGCTGGGCGGCGCCGTTGCTCTTGCTCGTGGCCGTTACCGGCTGCACGACGAGTCGGGTCGTGCGGCTGGATACCGGGACTGATTCCTATGTCGTCACTCCTCGCAAGGAGCCAGGCGCAGAAGTGGAAGCGGCCGAACTCGGTGATGACGAATACGAGGAGGCCATCGCGGAACTCGCCCAGGGCGTGCGTCCGTTTCGCAACCCCATGCAGGAGACCCGAGAACTCTTCGGCGTGCCATCCCGTGGCGGTGTGTACCGATACGAGAGCCGCCCCCCGCGGCTTACACCTCAGCGTCGAGAGGACACGGAAGGGCCTCACTTGCTGGCGTCCTACGCAGACGACGAGCTGACGCGAGCCTACGGCCAATGGTGCGTGCGGAAGGATCAACCTGGGGACTGCTTGCGGTTGCTGGAGGAAGGCCCGCTGCTCGCCAGCGACGGCAAATACACGTGGGCCTTGGCCATCGCGATGGATTCCGTGTGGGAGGAGACGACCGAGGCATTGGAGGGCATGGCGGACCCCAGCGCGGTCATGGCCACCATCACCGCCACCGCGACGATGTACCTCCTGCTCTGGGCGCTACCTGAGCCCGTCTCGAAGGGCGTCGCGGCGACGTTGACTGCTCTCGCCATCGCCTACCTCGGGGTGGACACGGTGTGGCGGCTGCTGGACGGTTGGTTGACCCTGGTGCGCGATGTGGACCAGGCCACGACTTTCGTGCAGCTCCATGCTTCAGGCGAGGCCTACGGCGAAGTCCTCGGAGAGAATGCCGCACGCGTCTTCGTAATGCTGGCCACGGCCGCCATCGGAAGCACGGCCGGCCTGGCAGCGAAGGCCGCTAGACTTCCGGGCTCGGCGCAGGCTGCGATGGCCGTGGAGGCTCGAGCGGGTATCCAGTACGCCGCGATGGGGAGTGTGCAATCCGTCGCGGTGACGGCTGAAGGGTTCACCATCGCGCTCGCCCCCAATGCCCTGGCCATGGCGAGCCGGGGGATGCGCTCGGGCAAGGGACAGCGCCACCACCTCGCCACGAACAAGAACGAAATCTCCACCGTGACTGGCGGGCCCTGGACGCCAGAGTTCCGCAAGCTCTTCAGGAGAGCAGGGATGGAGCTGAAGGATCCCGAAAACATCGTCAGGATCGTGGGACACAAGGGGCCACACACCGAGCAGTATCACTCCTTCATCTACAAGCGATTGCTTCAAGGATTGGGAGAGTGCCGGAAGGTGACGGAGTGCCAAAAGGCGCTCACGAGCGAGTTGCGCCTTCTCGCCCAAGAAGCCCAGACCCGAGGAACGGAAGTCTACAGGCTGTTGATGAAACAGGCTGTGAGGTAGTGATGAGGTCCACCATGCCGAAACAACCTCGATACTTCTCGCTCGAGCCCGACATGCAGCGGGGGAGATGGTCCCTGGATGAACCGCTCGATGGCCAGGGCCGCGAGATGGAGAGCTTCAGGGAGTTCACGTCGGGACGGCCCAGTCATGTCTCGGGACGCCTGTCGATTCCCATCGACGTGCCGGGACGGCCGTTGGAATACAGCACAGCAGGCGCGGCCCTGACTCCCGTCGTCCACATCAAGGTGGCCACTCTCTTCGCGGAGCTGGCGCCCGATGATGTGCAGTGGATACCGGTGGCCATCCAAGGCTTCCCAGACACGTATCAAATACTCGTGGCCACGAAGGTTGTCCGGTGCATCGACGACAAGGCATCCAGAGAGGTTCTTCTTTGGAAGCCAGAGGACGAACGACCGGACAAGCTCGGTCAATACCGAAGCGTGGCGGGTCTGCGGATTGACCGCACGAAAGTGGGAGATGCCAAGGTCTTCCGAACCTGGGGATGGACCGTCGCTCTCATCGTCACCGAGGACATCAAGCTGGCCATGGAGCGCGCGAACGTCACGGGAGCAAAGTTCGAGGAAGTTTGAGGGGCGGGTCCATGAGCGCGGCCACCTCCGCCGAGTAGCCCCCGGGTCCCTCTCCGTGGACCACGAGTGGTGGACGCACGGTGAGGCCCCGGTCCCTGTCTCGCACGGCCTGCACCAAAAAGCGCGTCGCCGGCGCCTCCACCCTCGAGTGCACGAAGCGCAGCACCCTCGGATGCAGCTTCGACTGCGCCAGCAACCCGAGCACCTCCGCCGCTCGCGCCGCCGGGTACACCAGGCTCACCAACCCCCCGGGAGCCAGTGCGTACCGCGCCGCCGCGACCACGTCCCGGGCATCACACGCCACCTCCGACTTGGAGATGGCGCGCTCGTCATCCGGACTGCGCACCCCCGCATCCGCCACCCGGAACGGCGGGTTCGACACGACCTGCACATACCCCCCACCCGTCACCTGCTCACGGATGCGCTTCAGGTCCCCGAGCACCGGCCGCACCCGGGACTCACAGTCATTGAGCGCCACGGCGCGCGTCAGCCGCGCATGCACC is a genomic window containing:
- a CDS encoding CapA family protein, which codes for MFPSAFVLLALATSSGSSSELVPDVAHKFSTTPMGRSAELLSSAGSRSVRSALEMEVLTSAARRAGEESARAVVRGMAVGATRASASPDVMSVGEHAVRSGLSASSVAAVMSAGARSVMNVPVLASSTPSSTDSTVQPAPAGGLSDIGTAAARAGAGALQAAVLALNVPNPEAAELHYVRGLEALKQKDTPVAIQELSSCVKALPSRVDCRWELGWAYSVEGRWADSLTQWTEVQKLAPEHPDLETALAQARGQAALQAKLNQSPVASNRPPPPLDAKVRIRAVGDMMLGTTVPEGNLPPDGASSVIAGVRPLMEDADVTFANVEGPLCDNGSTKKCRSSRNCYAFRSPTAYGQVFKDAGVDLASTANNHSGDFGELCRRETEATLDALGIAWSGPPGSVATVDRNGLRIGMVAFHTSPSCNHLNNTETATALVRAAAVEHDIVIVSFHGGAEGGKALHVPQGREMFFGEDRGDLRLFTHAMVDAGAHVVIGHGPHVVRGMEFYKGRLIAYSLGNFATYGRFNLKGPQGLGMVLEVELDREGAFTGGRVLATKQVDKGIAVPDEKGAVIKLLRDLSTEDFPGSAARISEDGTIHPTGKGPVSARSAPVRR
- a CDS encoding DoxX family protein yields the protein MNSVTLTEQPDFLKAAALLPPRLSLGSTMVVHGIAKLRKEGTEQHAGFFEQLGLKPARPLVLATGVTEVLAGVGAILGIATRPAAVAVLVTQAFAIAKVHGSKGFDNTKGGFEFNLALCAIALGLLLRGPGRLSVHSAVESQVKRKELRRFKLLPRQRRGSRLLDLLG
- a CDS encoding imm11 family protein codes for the protein MGLAPILHVKLATLFVEMAPDDVQTFPVSIKGQPDQYVILVATKLIRCIDEQASRVQFWDAEFAPPGREGTYFGVDDMRIDTSKVGNAKVFRAEGWDIPLIISADIKEALERLKPTGVKFTPV
- a CDS encoding AHH domain-containing protein, with the protein product MLLRWAAPLLLLVAVTGCTTSRVVRLDTGTDSYVVTPRKEPGAEVEAAELGDDEYEEAIAELAQGVRPFRNPMQETRELFGVPSRGGVYRYESRPPRLTPQRREDTEGPHLLASYADDELTRAYGQWCVRKDQPGDCLRLLEEGPLLASDGKYTWALAIAMDSVWEETTEALEGMADPSAVMATITATATMYLLLWALPEPVSKGVAATLTALAIAYLGVDTVWRLLDGWLTLVRDVDQATTFVQLHASGEAYGEVLGENAARVFVMLATAAIGSTAGLAAKAARLPGSAQAAMAVEARAGIQYAAMGSVQSVAVTAEGFTIALAPNALAMASRGMRSGKGQRHHLATNKNEISTVTGGPWTPEFRKLFRRAGMELKDPENIVRIVGHKGPHTEQYHSFIYKRLLQGLGECRKVTECQKALTSELRLLAQEAQTRGTEVYRLLMKQAVR
- a CDS encoding imm11 family protein, with the translated sequence MPKQPRYFSLEPDMQRGRWSLDEPLDGQGREMESFREFTSGRPSHVSGRLSIPIDVPGRPLEYSTAGAALTPVVHIKVATLFAELAPDDVQWIPVAIQGFPDTYQILVATKVVRCIDDKASREVLLWKPEDERPDKLGQYRSVAGLRIDRTKVGDAKVFRTWGWTVALIVTEDIKLAMERANVTGAKFEEV
- a CDS encoding tRNA1(Val) (adenine(37)-N6)-methyltransferase, whose translation is MTDFASQPGPDETLDSIGTSGVRVFQRRDGYRFTLDAVLLAAFAATESTQGSGRILELGAGSGVVSLLLVKQFGLGPVDALEVQPAVHARLTRAVALNDCESRVRPVLGDLKRIREQVTGGGYVQVVSNPPFRVADAGVRSPDDERAISKSEVACDARDVVAAARYALAPGGLVSLVYPAARAAEVLGLLAQSKLHPRVLRFVHSRVEAPATRFLVQAVRDRDRGLTVRPPLVVHGEGPGGYSAEVAALMDPPLKLPRTLLP